A window of Actinomadura rubteroloni contains these coding sequences:
- a CDS encoding non-ribosomal peptide synthetase — protein sequence MLEGAPPAATLVALVADRARCAPDAPAVVDDDRTLTYAALDAASGRLSGGLAARGVRRGDRVGVVLDRSADLVAVLLGVMRAGAAYVPVDPAWPAARRERVLADVACTITSADLSGAGDDPDLGPDDVAYVMYTSGSTGEPKGVAVTQGALAELATAACWGDIGRGRVLFHAPHAFDASVLELWVPLANGGTVVVAPDGPIDAERLRRVIRAHDVTAVHLTAGLFGALAAEDTGVLAGLADVLTGGDVVAPGAVAAVRRAFPELTVRHLYGPTEATLCATTHRIGPGDAAPDALPIGAPRDGAGVHLLDDRLRPVPDGTVGELYIAGPCLARGYDGRPALTAERFVANPFGTGRLYRTGDLARRSDGLLYFAGRADEQVKIRGFRVEPGEIEAVLAAHPDVERVAVVARGERARLVAYPVPASVDAAALTAYARERLPEYMVPAAVVPLDALPLTRNGKLDRAALPEPSGPAAGRAPATPAEETFCGLFAALLGAAEVGADTSFFALGGDSILSMSLVARARRAGYAVTTRQVFRLRTPAALAAGATVLDGAAEHDTATGEAPPTPVLLELMERAGDLAHAPGFYQSALVTVPSGLDLDVLRGALHALAAHHGVLRARTAPSGGLLVPDGPDAEISVRRADPAADVAACVDPRAGAMIDAVWFEGDPGRLLLTIAHVAVDGVSWRVLLPDLAEAYEALAAGRAPALEPVPTAFPTWARSLAAEAARRRPELPEWKRILAGPDHAPVAAPDPAIDRYAGTGKITVTVPARTAAALLADVPAAFHAGVDEVLLTALAAALAPGGPLLVDVEGHGRADAVSRTVGWFTEIHPVRLDLGGLDPADVRAGHAAAGRALKRVKEQVRAVPGDGLGFGLLRHLEAAAELAALPRPRIGFNYLGRFGGTGAWRPAGTHWFAEGIDGRVPVMHALEAEALVQDDALTLTLSYVRRLVTDEAAEQIASGWTAALDGLVAHTARRGGGHTPADFPLVALDQRRIEELEAAVPGLADVLPLSPLQEGLLFHAIYDDDATDVYVEQLAVDLAGPLDSGALRAAWQTVLDRHASLRAGFRETADRPVQVVAGRVAVPWREAVADAAGADRLADEERARRFDVTRPPLLRVLLVRIGDAWRMTVTMHHIVMDGWSLPVLLRELWTAYRGEPLGPVTPYRDYLEWLARQDAVAAREAWRDALAGIDEPTLVAPGRQDTPGLSGKVHFRPDDRLTAALDALARTRGLTRGTILQGVWGLLVGKLTGRGDAVFGLTVAGRPAELPGMADMLGLFINTVPAVVRLDPARPFADLLADLQDRQAALADHQHLGLTEIQRAAGSGAVFDTLLTLENYAGVRAESGPPEVTGTRVREDTHYPLGLSMPPGGGLRISYRPDAFDHDFALALAGRVLRVLEQVAADPDVPAGRIEIVDGGERRRLLAEWNATDRALPARTLPDLFRAQAARTPDAPAVAGAWTYAELDAVSDRVAGALAARGVRRGDLVGVLMERSPDLVAVLLGIVKAGAAYVPADTGWPSARVDAVLGGTKLVLTERPSGDAVPPVPVGPDDAAYVMFTSGSTGTPKGVVAAHGAVAALAADSCWSAAARGRVLLHAPHAFDASTYELWVPLVHGGTVAVGPPGRVDAAALERLIGAHALTAVHVTAGLFGVLADETPGCLSGVAEVLTGGDVVASGAVARVLEACPDVTVRHLYGPTETTLCATTHGLEPGGVVPAVLPIGRPRDNTRVYVLDPFLRPVPAGVTGELYIAGLGVARGYLDRPALTAERFVADPFGGGRMYRTGDRARWTRDGVLVFGGRADAQVKIRGYRVEPGEVEAVLAGHPAVRRAVVVVRDAKLYGYVVADAPGAALRDFAAERLPEYMVPAAVTVLDALPVTANGKVDRAALPVPGERPGRGGRGPATPVEAVLCGLFAEILGLDGVGADDSFFDLGGDSLSAMRLTARIRAALGLEIGIGELFTAPTVAEVAELAGRATGGTRAAVTRRERPEILPPSFAQRRMWFLNRLEQTQDDVDAVYNLPLALRMTGELDVAALEAALGDVADRHESLRTIFPDQPTPTDLPGFPDQPTPTDLPGFPDQPTPTDLPGFPETDDGPRQLVLPSRPVLTVRSVPDLDAAVRDEGGRRFALAAEPPLRATLFVQGPDEHVLLLVAHHIAVDGWSMGVLGRDLGTAYAARLAGRAPEWEPLPVQYADYALWQRDVLDDAVLDAQLAHWRRVLAGAPAELALPTDRPRPAASTLRGGSVPLRVGADTHAALTGLARDRRATMFMVAHAALAALLTRMGAGDDLPIGTAIAGRGDPALDGLIGFFVNTLVLRTDLSGNPTFAQLLDRVRDADLAAYAHQDLPFERLVEDLNPERSLARNPLFQVMLSVENVPREAGAWELPGLDVRALPRRTDEPVEFDLSVTLTERHDAGAPAGFDGLFQYAADLFDAATAEGLARRLVAVLDQAAADPHRPIGELAVLDAAERARILTGWNATDATVSPATWPELFAAHVARTPDAVAVRSGGDALTYAELDDRSARLAGHLRSLGVGPETVVALCLPRGVDWPVAQLAVWRAGGAFVPLDPEHPAERLAHIVADSGAALVIGTGDTLGPFDAPTTTPDVLGPPLRADVRPGQLAYVIYTSGSTGRPKGVAIEHRGLVNLATALRPALGVAPGTVALQFASFGFDAAVLDVAVVLGGGGTLAVATAEERAEPDALAAMIRSAGVSVASVVPSLLGVLDPDAVPGVRRWVLGAELLTADLAARWTARSTVWNTYGPTEGTVIATSGPVDAGITAEDRPPAVGRPLTNTRLYVLDEKLRPVPPGVVGELYLTGVGLARGYAGRPDLTAERFVACPFRPGGARMYRTGDRARWTAGGELLFAGRADEQVKIRGFRVEPGEVASVLAAHPDVAQAAVVVQDGRLVAYTVGGGADALRAHVAARVPDYMVPSAFVALDALPLTVNGKLDRAALPVPSAASAEDAREPATPAEELLCGLFADVLGLERVGPDDSFFALGGDSILSMALVARARRSGLVLGVREVFRRRTPAALAAVATALTDPAAADVPATGAVPLTPVMRELLAGPDAERAVQSAVLAVPADLDAGRLADALRAVIDHHDVLRARLEGDALVVLPSGAPFALGAGVALDGPLLGAALSPGRLELVAHHLVIDGVSWQILLPDLRAAYEGRPLEATGTSFRHWARALADQAADRVAELPDWIRLLDGPSLRITDAPVTPGPARETAATLDAATTEALLTRVTAAFHAGMDEILLAALTAALTETWRRRGRDTSGGLLVDVERHGREPLAEGMDLSRTVGWFTAVHPVRLDAGALDLAAVRAGGPDAGTLVKRVKEQVRAVPGDGLGFGLLRRVHPGTGPVLAALPAPGIAFNYLGRTPAAASGDWRRLGERAAGDVPVRHALDVMARITDGPVLTLTLASPPGALDPADAREIADGWAAALTGLAAHTGGGHTPSDFLLSTLDQHEIDLLEADLADEGGPR from the coding sequence ATGCTCGAAGGTGCCCCGCCGGCGGCCACGCTCGTCGCGCTCGTCGCGGACCGGGCGCGGTGCGCGCCCGACGCGCCCGCGGTCGTGGACGACGACCGGACCCTCACCTACGCCGCGCTGGACGCCGCGTCCGGTCGGCTCTCGGGGGGCCTGGCCGCGCGCGGCGTCCGGCGCGGGGACCGGGTCGGGGTCGTCCTGGACCGGTCGGCCGACCTCGTCGCGGTGCTGCTCGGCGTGATGCGGGCGGGCGCGGCGTACGTCCCGGTGGACCCGGCGTGGCCGGCGGCGCGGCGCGAACGGGTGCTGGCGGACGTCGCCTGCACGATCACGAGCGCGGACCTGTCCGGCGCGGGCGACGACCCGGACCTGGGGCCGGACGACGTCGCTTATGTCATGTACACGTCCGGTTCGACGGGCGAGCCGAAGGGCGTCGCGGTGACGCAGGGCGCGCTGGCGGAGCTGGCGACGGCCGCGTGCTGGGGCGACATCGGACGCGGGCGCGTGCTGTTCCACGCGCCGCACGCGTTCGACGCGTCCGTGCTGGAGTTGTGGGTGCCGCTCGCCAACGGCGGCACGGTCGTGGTGGCCCCGGACGGGCCGATCGACGCGGAACGGCTGCGGCGGGTGATCCGCGCGCACGATGTGACGGCCGTCCACCTGACGGCCGGGCTGTTCGGCGCGCTCGCGGCCGAGGACACCGGCGTGCTGGCGGGCCTGGCCGACGTCCTGACCGGCGGCGACGTGGTCGCGCCCGGCGCCGTCGCGGCGGTGCGGCGGGCGTTCCCCGAACTGACCGTCCGGCACCTGTACGGCCCGACCGAGGCGACGCTGTGCGCGACGACCCATCGGATCGGCCCCGGCGACGCGGCCCCGGACGCCCTGCCGATCGGCGCGCCCCGCGACGGCGCCGGGGTCCATCTGCTGGACGACCGGCTGCGCCCGGTGCCCGACGGGACGGTCGGCGAGCTGTACATCGCGGGTCCCTGCCTCGCACGCGGCTACGACGGGCGCCCCGCGCTCACCGCCGAGCGGTTCGTGGCGAACCCGTTCGGTACCGGCCGCTTATATCGGACCGGCGACCTCGCACGCCGGTCCGACGGCCTGCTGTACTTCGCCGGCCGCGCCGACGAGCAGGTCAAGATCCGTGGCTTCCGGGTCGAACCGGGCGAGATCGAAGCGGTGCTGGCGGCGCATCCGGACGTCGAGCGGGTCGCGGTCGTCGCGCGGGGGGAGCGGGCGCGGCTCGTCGCCTACCCTGTCCCGGCGTCGGTGGACGCCGCCGCGCTGACCGCCTACGCGCGGGAGCGGCTGCCGGAGTACATGGTCCCGGCGGCGGTCGTCCCGCTGGACGCGCTGCCGCTCACCCGCAACGGCAAGCTCGACCGGGCCGCGCTGCCCGAACCGTCCGGCCCGGCCGCCGGACGCGCGCCCGCCACGCCCGCCGAGGAGACGTTCTGCGGCCTGTTCGCCGCGCTGCTCGGCGCCGCCGAGGTCGGCGCGGACACCTCGTTCTTCGCGCTCGGCGGCGACTCGATCCTGTCGATGTCGCTGGTCGCGCGGGCGCGCCGCGCGGGCTACGCGGTCACGACGCGGCAGGTGTTCCGGCTGCGGACGCCCGCCGCGCTGGCCGCCGGCGCGACCGTCCTGGACGGAGCGGCCGAGCACGACACGGCGACCGGCGAGGCGCCGCCGACGCCGGTGCTGCTGGAGCTGATGGAACGCGCAGGGGACCTCGCGCACGCGCCCGGCTTCTACCAGTCCGCGCTGGTCACCGTCCCGTCCGGGCTCGACCTGGACGTCCTGCGCGGCGCGCTGCACGCGCTCGCGGCGCACCACGGCGTGCTGCGGGCGCGGACGGCCCCGTCCGGCGGGCTGCTCGTCCCGGACGGGCCGGACGCCGAGATCAGCGTCCGCCGCGCCGACCCGGCCGCCGACGTCGCCGCGTGCGTCGACCCGCGCGCGGGCGCGATGATCGACGCGGTCTGGTTCGAGGGCGATCCCGGCCGGCTGCTGCTGACGATCGCGCACGTCGCGGTGGACGGCGTGTCCTGGCGCGTCCTGCTGCCCGACCTCGCCGAGGCCTACGAAGCGCTGGCGGCGGGCCGCGCGCCGGCGCTCGAACCGGTGCCGACCGCGTTCCCGACCTGGGCGCGGTCGCTGGCCGCCGAGGCGGCGCGGCGGCGGCCCGAACTGCCCGAGTGGAAGCGGATCCTCGCCGGCCCCGACCACGCGCCCGTCGCCGCCCCCGACCCCGCGATCGACCGGTACGCGGGCACGGGGAAGATCACCGTGACCGTCCCGGCGCGGACCGCCGCCGCGCTGCTCGCCGACGTGCCCGCCGCGTTCCACGCGGGCGTGGACGAGGTGCTGCTCACCGCGCTCGCGGCGGCGCTGGCGCCGGGCGGGCCGCTGCTGGTGGACGTCGAGGGCCACGGCCGCGCCGACGCGGTGTCGCGGACGGTCGGCTGGTTCACCGAGATCCACCCCGTCCGGCTCGACCTCGGCGGGCTCGACCCGGCCGACGTCCGCGCCGGGCACGCGGCGGCCGGACGCGCGCTGAAGCGCGTCAAGGAGCAGGTCCGCGCGGTGCCCGGCGACGGGCTCGGCTTCGGGCTGCTGCGCCATCTGGAAGCCGCCGCCGAGCTGGCGGCGCTGCCCCGGCCCCGGATCGGGTTCAACTACCTCGGCCGGTTCGGCGGCACGGGCGCGTGGCGGCCCGCCGGGACGCACTGGTTCGCCGAGGGCATCGACGGGCGCGTCCCGGTCATGCACGCGCTGGAGGCCGAGGCGCTCGTCCAGGACGACGCGCTCACGCTGACGCTGTCCTACGTGCGGCGCCTGGTGACCGACGAGGCCGCCGAACAGATCGCGTCCGGCTGGACGGCCGCGCTGGACGGGCTCGTCGCGCACACCGCGCGGCGCGGCGGCGGGCACACCCCGGCGGACTTCCCGCTCGTCGCGCTGGACCAGCGGCGGATCGAGGAGCTGGAGGCCGCGGTGCCGGGCCTCGCCGACGTGCTGCCGCTGTCGCCGCTCCAGGAGGGGCTGCTGTTCCACGCGATCTACGACGACGACGCGACCGACGTCTACGTCGAACAGCTCGCGGTGGACCTCGCCGGGCCGCTGGACTCCGGCGCGCTGCGGGCGGCGTGGCAGACCGTCCTGGACCGGCACGCGAGCCTGCGCGCCGGGTTCCGCGAGACCGCCGACCGGCCCGTCCAGGTGGTGGCGGGGCGCGTCGCGGTGCCGTGGCGGGAGGCCGTCGCGGACGCCGCCGGGGCCGACCGGCTCGCCGACGAGGAGCGGGCGCGGCGGTTCGACGTGACGCGCCCGCCGCTGCTGCGCGTCCTGCTGGTGCGGATCGGCGACGCGTGGCGGATGACGGTCACGATGCACCACATCGTGATGGACGGGTGGTCGCTGCCCGTCCTGCTCCGCGAGCTGTGGACGGCGTACCGGGGCGAACCGCTCGGTCCCGTCACTCCCTACCGCGACTATCTGGAGTGGCTGGCCCGCCAGGACGCCGTGGCGGCGCGGGAGGCGTGGCGGGACGCGCTCGCGGGCATCGACGAACCGACGCTCGTCGCGCCCGGCCGCCAGGACACGCCCGGCTTGTCGGGGAAGGTGCACTTCCGGCCGGACGACCGGCTCACCGCCGCGCTGGACGCGCTGGCCCGCACGCGCGGGCTGACGCGCGGCACGATTCTCCAGGGCGTCTGGGGCCTGCTGGTCGGGAAGCTCACCGGGCGGGGCGACGCGGTGTTCGGGCTGACGGTCGCGGGCCGTCCCGCCGAGCTGCCCGGCATGGCGGACATGCTCGGCCTGTTCATCAACACCGTCCCGGCGGTCGTCCGGCTCGACCCGGCGCGCCCGTTCGCCGACCTGCTCGCCGACCTCCAGGACCGGCAGGCCGCGCTCGCCGACCACCAGCACCTCGGGCTCACCGAGATCCAGCGCGCGGCCGGGTCCGGCGCGGTGTTCGACACGCTGCTGACGCTGGAGAACTACGCCGGCGTCCGGGCCGAGTCCGGGCCGCCGGAGGTGACGGGCACGCGCGTCCGCGAGGACACCCACTACCCGCTCGGCCTGTCGATGCCGCCCGGCGGCGGGCTGCGGATCAGCTACCGGCCGGACGCGTTCGACCACGACTTCGCGCTGGCCCTCGCCGGGCGCGTGCTGCGCGTGCTGGAGCAGGTCGCGGCGGACCCGGACGTCCCCGCCGGACGGATCGAGATCGTGGACGGCGGCGAGCGCCGGCGCCTGCTCGCCGAGTGGAACGCCACCGACCGCGCGCTGCCCGCCCGCACGCTGCCGGACCTGTTCCGCGCGCAGGCCGCGCGGACGCCGGACGCCCCTGCCGTCGCCGGCGCCTGGACCTACGCCGAACTGGACGCGGTGAGCGACCGCGTGGCGGGCGCGCTCGCGGCGCGCGGCGTGCGGCGCGGCGACCTGGTCGGCGTGCTGATGGAGCGCTCGCCGGACCTGGTCGCGGTGCTGCTCGGGATCGTCAAGGCGGGCGCGGCGTACGTCCCGGCCGACACGGGCTGGCCGTCGGCGCGCGTGGACGCGGTGCTCGGCGGGACGAAGCTGGTGCTGACCGAACGGCCGTCCGGGGACGCGGTCCCGCCGGTGCCGGTCGGGCCGGACGACGCCGCCTACGTCATGTTCACCTCGGGCTCCACCGGGACGCCGAAGGGCGTCGTCGCCGCGCACGGCGCGGTCGCGGCGCTCGCGGCGGACTCGTGCTGGAGCGCGGCGGCGCGCGGGCGGGTGCTGCTGCACGCGCCGCACGCGTTCGACGCCTCGACGTACGAACTGTGGGTTCCGCTCGTCCACGGCGGGACGGTCGCGGTCGGCCCGCCGGGACGGGTGGACGCCGCCGCGCTGGAACGCCTGATCGGTGCGCACGCGCTGACGGCCGTCCATGTCACTGCCGGGCTGTTCGGTGTGCTCGCCGATGAGACACCGGGGTGCCTTTCCGGGGTCGCGGAGGTGCTGACGGGCGGCGACGTCGTCGCGTCCGGGGCCGTCGCGCGGGTGCTGGAGGCGTGCCCGGACGTGACCGTCCGGCATCTGTACGGGCCGACGGAGACGACGCTGTGCGCTACGACCCACGGGCTTGAGCCGGGCGGCGTCGTTCCGGCGGTGCTGCCGATCGGACGGCCGCGCGACAACACCCGGGTGTACGTCCTCGACCCGTTCCTGCGTCCCGTCCCGGCCGGGGTGACCGGTGAGCTGTACATCGCGGGGCTCGGCGTGGCGCGCGGGTACCTGGACCGTCCGGCGCTCACCGCCGAGCGCTTCGTCGCCGACCCGTTCGGCGGCGGCCGGATGTACCGGACGGGCGACCGCGCCCGCTGGACCCGCGACGGCGTGCTGGTCTTCGGCGGACGCGCCGACGCGCAGGTCAAGATCCGCGGGTACCGCGTGGAGCCGGGCGAGGTCGAGGCCGTCCTCGCCGGGCATCCGGCGGTGCGGCGCGCGGTCGTGGTCGTCCGGGACGCCAAGCTGTACGGCTACGTCGTCGCGGACGCGCCGGGCGCGGCGCTGCGGGACTTCGCGGCCGAGCGGCTGCCCGAGTACATGGTCCCGGCGGCGGTGACGGTGCTGGACGCGCTGCCCGTCACGGCGAACGGCAAGGTGGACCGCGCGGCGCTGCCCGTCCCCGGCGAACGCCCCGGCCGGGGCGGACGCGGCCCCGCGACGCCCGTCGAGGCCGTCCTGTGCGGGCTGTTCGCCGAGATCCTCGGCCTGGACGGCGTCGGCGCGGACGACTCGTTCTTCGACCTCGGCGGCGACTCGCTGTCGGCGATGCGGCTCACCGCCCGGATCCGCGCCGCGCTCGGACTGGAGATCGGCATCGGCGAGCTGTTCACGGCGCCGACCGTCGCGGAGGTCGCCGAGCTGGCGGGCCGCGCGACCGGCGGGACGCGCGCGGCGGTGACGCGGCGGGAGCGGCCGGAGATCCTGCCGCCGTCGTTCGCGCAGCGCCGCATGTGGTTCCTCAACCGGCTGGAGCAGACGCAGGACGACGTGGACGCCGTCTACAACCTGCCGCTCGCGCTCCGCATGACGGGCGAGCTGGACGTGGCGGCGCTGGAGGCCGCGCTCGGCGACGTCGCCGACCGCCACGAATCGCTGCGCACGATCTTCCCCGACCAACCGACCCCGACCGACCTCCCGGGTTTCCCCGACCAACCGACCCCGACCGACCTCCCGGGTTTCCCCGACCAACCGACCCCGACCGACCTCCCGGGTTTCCCCGAGACCGACGACGGGCCGCGGCAGCTCGTCCTGCCGTCCCGGCCGGTCCTGACCGTCCGCTCGGTGCCCGACCTGGACGCGGCGGTGCGGGACGAGGGCGGGCGCCGGTTCGCGCTGGCCGCCGAGCCGCCGCTGCGCGCGACGCTGTTCGTGCAGGGGCCGGACGAGCACGTGCTGCTGCTGGTCGCGCACCACATCGCGGTGGACGGCTGGTCGATGGGCGTCCTCGGCCGCGACCTCGGCACCGCCTACGCGGCCCGGCTGGCCGGGCGCGCACCGGAGTGGGAGCCGCTGCCCGTCCAGTACGCCGACTACGCGCTCTGGCAGCGGGACGTCCTGGACGACGCCGTGCTGGACGCGCAGCTCGCCCACTGGCGCCGCGTCCTCGCCGGCGCCCCGGCGGAGCTGGCGCTGCCGACGGACCGGCCGCGTCCGGCGGCGTCCACGCTGCGGGGCGGCTCGGTGCCGCTGCGCGTCGGCGCGGACACCCACGCCGCGCTCACCGGGCTGGCCCGCGACCGCCGCGCGACGATGTTCATGGTCGCGCACGCCGCGCTGGCCGCGCTGCTCACCCGGATGGGCGCGGGCGACGACCTCCCGATCGGCACGGCCATCGCGGGGCGCGGCGACCCCGCGCTGGACGGCCTGATCGGCTTCTTCGTCAACACGCTCGTGCTCCGGACGGACCTGTCCGGCAATCCGACGTTCGCGCAGCTCCTGGACCGCGTCCGCGACGCCGACCTCGCCGCCTACGCCCACCAGGACCTGCCGTTCGAGCGGCTGGTCGAGGACCTGAACCCCGAACGGTCGCTCGCGCGGAACCCGCTGTTCCAGGTCATGCTGAGCGTGGAGAACGTGCCGCGCGAGGCGGGCGCGTGGGAGCTGCCCGGCCTGGACGTCCGCGCCCTGCCGCGCCGGACGGACGAGCCCGTCGAGTTCGACCTGTCGGTGACGCTCACCGAACGGCACGACGCGGGCGCCCCGGCGGGGTTCGACGGCCTGTTCCAGTACGCGGCGGACCTGTTCGACGCGGCGACGGCGGAGGGGCTGGCGCGGCGGCTCGTGGCCGTCCTGGACCAGGCCGCCGCCGACCCGCACCGCCCGATCGGCGAGCTGGCCGTGCTCGACGCGGCCGAACGCGCGCGGATCCTCACCGGCTGGAACGCCACCGACGCGACCGTGTCCCCGGCGACGTGGCCGGAGCTGTTCGCCGCGCACGTCGCGCGGACGCCGGACGCCGTGGCCGTCCGGTCCGGCGGGGACGCGCTGACCTACGCGGAGCTGGACGACCGCTCCGCGCGGCTCGCCGGGCACCTGCGGAGCCTCGGGGTCGGTCCCGAGACCGTCGTTGCGCTGTGCCTGCCGCGCGGGGTGGACTGGCCCGTCGCGCAGCTCGCGGTGTGGCGGGCGGGCGGCGCGTTCGTCCCGCTCGACCCCGAGCACCCCGCCGAGCGGCTGGCCCACATCGTCGCCGACAGCGGCGCCGCGCTGGTCATCGGGACCGGCGACACGCTCGGTCCGTTCGACGCGCCGACGACCACGCCGGACGTCCTCGGCCCGCCGCTGCGGGCGGACGTCCGGCCCGGTCAGCTCGCCTACGTCATCTACACGTCGGGGTCCACGGGCCGTCCGAAGGGCGTCGCGATCGAGCACCGGGGCCTGGTGAACCTCGCGACGGCGCTGCGGCCCGCGCTCGGCGTCGCGCCCGGCACGGTCGCGCTCCAGTTCGCGTCGTTCGGGTTCGACGCGGCCGTGCTCGACGTCGCGGTGGTGCTCGGCGGCGGCGGGACGCTGGCCGTCGCGACCGCCGAGGAGCGCGCCGAGCCGGACGCGCTGGCCGCGATGATCCGGTCGGCGGGGGTGTCGGTGGCGAGCGTCGTGCCGTCCCTGCTCGGGGTCCTCGACCCGGACGCGGTGCCCGGAGTGCGGCGCTGGGTCCTCGGCGCCGAGCTGCTGACGGCCGACCTCGCCGCGCGCTGGACGGCCCGGTCCACGGTCTGGAACACCTACGGGCCCACTGAGGGCACGGTCATCGCGACGTCCGGGCCGGTGGACGCGGGCATCACCGCCGAGGACCGGCCGCCCGCCGTCGGACGGCCGCTGACCAACACCCGCCTGTACGTACTGGACGAGAAACTGCGGCCCGTCCCGCCCGGGGTGGTCGGGGAGCTTTATCTGACGGGCGTCGGGCTGGCGCGCGGTTATGCGGGACGGCCCGACCTCACCGCCGAACGGTTCGTCGCGTGCCCGTTCCGGCCCGGCGGGGCGCGCATGTACCGCACCGGCGACCGTGCGCGCTGGACGGCCGGTGGCGAGCTGCTGTTCGCGGGCCGCGCCGACGAGCAGGTCAAGATCCGCGGGTTCCGGGTGGAGCCGGGCGAGGTCGCGTCGGTGCTGGCCGCGCACCCGGACGTCGCGCAGGCCGCCGTGGTCGTCCAGGACGGGCGGCTCGTCGCCTACACCGTCGGGGGCGGCGCGGACGCGCTGCGGGCGCACGTCGCGGCGCGCGTGCCGGACTACATGGTGCCGTCCGCGTTCGTCGCGCTGGACGCGCTGCCGCTCACGGTGAACGGCAAGCTGGACCGGGCGGCGCTGCCGGTGCCGTCGGCCGCCTCGGCCGAGGACGCGCGCGAGCCCGCGACGCCCGCCGAGGAACTGCTGTGCGGGCTGTTCGCCGACGTCCTCGGGCTGGAGCGCGTCGGCCCCGACGACTCGTTCTTCGCGCTCGGCGGCGACTCGATCCTGTCGATGGCGCTGGTCGCCAGGGCCCGCCGGTCGGGGCTGGTGCTCGGCGTGCGGGAGGTGTTCCGGCGGCGCACCCCGGCCGCGCTCGCCGCCGTCGCGACGGCGCTCACCGATCCGGCGGCGGCGGACGTCCCGGCGACCGGCGCGGTCCCGCTGACGCCGGTGATGCGCGAACTGCTGGCCGGCCCGGACGCCGAGCGCGCCGTGCAGTCGGCGGTGCTGGCCGTCCCGGCGGACCTGGACGCCGGCCGGCTCGCGGACGCGCTGCGGGCCGTCATCGACCACCACGACGTGCTGCGGGCGCGGCTGGAGGGCGACGCGCTCGTCGTGCTGCCGTCGGGCGCGCCGTTCGCGCTCGGCGCCGGGGTCGCGCTGGACGGGCCGCTGCTCGGCGCCGCATTGTCGCCGGGACGGCTGGAGCTGGTCGCGCACCACCTCGTCATCGACGGCGTGTCCTGGCAGATCCTGCTGCCCGACCTGCGCGCCGCGTACGAAGGCCGTCCGCTGGAGGCAACCGGAACATCGTTCCGGCACTGGGCGCGGGCGCTCGCCGACCAGGCCGCCGACCGCGTCGCCGAGCTGCCGGACTGGATCCGGCTGCTGGACGGGCCGTCCCTGCGGATCACCGACGCGCCGGTCACGCCCGGCCCCGCCCGCGAGACCGCCGCGACTTTGGACGCGGCGACGACCGAGGCCCTGCTCACCCGCGTCACCGCCGCCTTCCACGCGGGCATGGACGAGATCCTGCTCGCCGCGCTGACCGCCGCGCTCACCGAGACCTGGCGGCGGCGCGGGCGCGACACGTCCGGCGGGCTGCTGGTCGACGTCGAACGGCACGGCCGCGAACCCCTCGCCGAGGGCATGGACCTGTCCCGGACGGTCGGGTGGTTCACCGCCGTCCATCCCGTCCGGCTGGACGCGGGGGCGCTCGACCTCGCCGCCGTCCGCGCGGGCGGCCCGGACGCCGGGACGCTCGTCAAGCGCGTCAAGGAGCAGGTCCGCGCGGTGCCCGGCGACGGGCTCGGCTTCGGGCTGCTGCGCCGCGTCCACCCGGGGACGGGCCCGGTGCTCGCCGCGCTGCCCGCCCCCGGCATCGCCTTCAACTACCTCGGCCGGACGCCCGCCGCCGCGTCCGGCGACTGGCGGCGGCTCGGCGAGCGCGCGGCCGGCGACGTCCCGGTGCGGCACGCGCTGGACGTGATGGCGCGGATCACCGACGGCCCCGTCCTCACCCTCACGCTCGCCTCGCCGCCCGGCGCGCTCGACCCGGCCGACGCGCGCGAGATCGCCGACGGCTGGGCGGCGGCGCTCACCGGCCTCGCCGCGCACACCGGCGGCGGGCACACGCCGTCGGACTTCCTGCTCAGCACGCTCGACCAGCACGAGATCGACCTACTCGAAGCGGACCTCGCCGACGAAGGGGGACCACGGTGA